From Bacteroides uniformis:
TACGCTTCCCCCGCGTAGAACGGGGCGAGAAGGACGGACTGGCCGGTATCAAGCTCTGTGCCGCCATCCGCAAGGAAGACCCGTTTGTACCCCTTATCATACAGTCCAGCGAATCGGACAACGTAGCGTATGCAGCCAAATACGATGCCGCCTTCATCGACAAGAATTCCAAAAAGATGGATGTGGACCTGCGCCGTATTGTATCAGACAATTTCGGCTTCGGCGACTTTATCTTCCGCAACCCGGACACGCTGGAAGAAATTGCCCGCGTAAAGAATCTCAAAGAGCTGCAGAACATTCTTTTTGCTGTTCCGGCAGAATCATTCCTTTACCACATCAGCCGCAACCACGTCAGCCGCTGGCTCTACTCGCGTGCCATGTTTCCCGTGGCAGAGTTCCTGCGGCCCATCACCTGGAATAGCTTGCAAGACGTGGATGCCCACCGTAAAATTATCTTCGAGGCTATCGTGAAATACCGCAAGATGAAAAACCAGGGAGTAGTGGCAGTCTTCAGGCGCGACCGCTTTGACCGATACTCCAACTTTGCCCGTATTGGCGACGGTTCGCTGGGAGGCAAGGGGCGCGGACTGGCTTTCATCGACAACCTGGTGAAGCATCACCCCGAGTTCGAAGAGTTTGAGAATGCCCGTGTCGCCATCCCCAAGACCATCGTGCTCTGTACCGATGTGTTCGACGAGTTTATGGATACCAACAATCTGTATCAGATAGCCTTGTCCGATGCCGACGATGACGTCATCCTGCGCTACTTCCTCAAAGCAAAGCTGCCCGACCGCCTGGTGGAGGACTTCTTCACCTTCTTCGACGTGGTGAAGTCGCCCCTTGCCATCCGTTCGTCCTCGTTGTTGGAAGACTCGCACTACCAACCCTTCGCCGGTATCTACAACACCTATATGATTCCCTATCTGGACGACAAGTACGAGATGCTGCGCATGCTGAGCGATGCCATCAAGGGAGTATATGCTTCGGTCTACTTCCGCGACTCGAAGGCATACATGCAGGCAACGAGCAACGTTATCGACCAGGAAAAGATGGCTGTCATCCTGCAAGAGGTAGTGGGCAACCAGTATGGTGACCGCTACTACCCCAGCATGTCCGGTGTGGCACGTTCGCTCAACTACTACCCCATCGGCGACGAGAAGGCAGAAGAAGGTATCGTCAATCTGGCGCTCGGTTTAGGTAAATACATCGTGGACGGTGGCATGACGCTCCGCTTCTCGCCCTATCACCCCAACCAGGTGCTGCAAACCAGCGAAATGGAGATTGCCCTCAAAGAGACTCAGACCCGCTTCTATGCCCTCGACCTGCGCAATGCCGGTCACGACTTCTCCATCGACGACGGCTTCAACCTGCTGAAACTGCACGTCAAAGAAGCGGAAAAGGACGGAGCACTGAACTACATAGCCTCCACCTACGACCCTTACGACCAGATTATCCGCGACGGGCTTTATCCCGGCGGACGCAAAGTCATCACCTTTGCCAACATCCTGCAACACGACGTATTCCCCCTGCCACGCATCCTGCAACTGGCTTTGAAATACGGAGAGCAGGAGATGCGCCGTCCCGTAGAGATAGAGTTTGCCGCCACCATGAGCCGCGAGAAGGACAAAACCGGCACCTTCTACCTGCTGCAAATCCGCCCGATAGTCGACACCAAGGAGATGCTGGATGAAGACCTTACCGCCATTCCGGACGACCAGGTACTGCTCCGTTCCAACAACTCATTGGGACATGGCATCATGAACGAGATACATGACATTATCTATGTGAAGAC
This genomic window contains:
- a CDS encoding PEP/pyruvate-binding domain-containing protein yields the protein MLSKFKLNQLYFKDTQFANLMTRRIFNVLLIANPYDAFMLEDDGRIDEKIFNEYTSLSLRYPPRFTQVSTCEEALTQLSSISFDLIICMPGTGDNDSFDVARYIKNLYEQIPMVILTPFSHGITKRIANEDLSPFEYVFCWLGNTDLLVSIIKLIEDKMNLEHDVNEVGVQLILLVEDGIRFYSSILPNLYKFVLKQSQEFSTEALNAHQRTLRMRGRPKIVLARTYEEAFGIYQKYKNNILGVITDVRFPRVERGEKDGLAGIKLCAAIRKEDPFVPLIIQSSESDNVAYAAKYDAAFIDKNSKKMDVDLRRIVSDNFGFGDFIFRNPDTLEEIARVKNLKELQNILFAVPAESFLYHISRNHVSRWLYSRAMFPVAEFLRPITWNSLQDVDAHRKIIFEAIVKYRKMKNQGVVAVFRRDRFDRYSNFARIGDGSLGGKGRGLAFIDNLVKHHPEFEEFENARVAIPKTIVLCTDVFDEFMDTNNLYQIALSDADDDVILRYFLKAKLPDRLVEDFFTFFDVVKSPLAIRSSSLLEDSHYQPFAGIYNTYMIPYLDDKYEMLRMLSDAIKGVYASVYFRDSKAYMQATSNVIDQEKMAVILQEVVGNQYGDRYYPSMSGVARSLNYYPIGDEKAEEGIVNLALGLGKYIVDGGMTLRFSPYHPNQVLQTSEMEIALKETQTRFYALDLRNAGHDFSIDDGFNLLKLHVKEAEKDGALNYIASTYDPYDQIIRDGLYPGGRKVITFANILQHDVFPLPRILQLALKYGEQEMRRPVEIEFAATMSREKDKTGTFYLLQIRPIVDTKEMLDEDLTAIPDDQVLLRSNNSLGHGIMNEIHDIIYVKTDDYSASHNQEIAWEIEKLNQQFLDEGRNYVLVGPGRWGSSDTWLGIPVKWPHISAARVIVEAGLTNYRVDPSQGTHFFQNLTSFGVGYFTINAFMNDGVYNQEFLNAQPAVHETKYLRHVHFHQPMVVKMDGKKKLGVVLMPEE